TTTTAGGATGACATAGTAGATAAGTCATAATACAAGTAGAAGTGGCAACTGACAAGAAAACATACTTAAGTACTTAAATGCATAAATAATGTCAATGACTCACCAATTAAAGTACCGATCAAGCTGTTTTATAGGGTGCTCTAGTATTCTTGTGTATACCACAGCTAGATGACTCCATGCTTGAAGTGATTCTTCATTCTTGATGTACTCATCCCACAAAGTATTGGAACCATAATCTGTTCCAACATATGCCAAACCCCGATTAAACAGTCTGTGGAAAAAAAAACAGTGGGTTTAGTTGCTGATGAAAGAATGAAACAATCAACCCCCAGAAAAAGAAACATTAGATAGTTCCAGGAACACTAAATGAATGATGGCTTGCACGGTCAAACAGTGAAAGCTACATTTGCAACGAAGGAGGACTGTATTTTTCTTGAAAGATCTAGACTTCAGTACTTTGTATAGCACAAACATGTGATCTCCAAATTGGCCACTTAGTTAATGCGCTAAATGACTAATATTGGCTATATGAAAATACTTATACTCCCTCTATCCAGGTTTATAGGGCATGAGCGGATATTTTACGAACTCGACAATTTGACTAACGAAACATATGTATATACCAGCAAAAGCATACCACTGGATTTGTATTCGAATGAAGTTTCTAGACATACTTTCGGTGGCATATAGCATGTTGAGGACCTAAAAGCCTGTGCAAGCCCTACAAACCCAGATGAAGGGAGTACAGATTATAGCTGCTACAAAAGGAAAAAGGTCAAACAGATTATGTACTTCATGGAGAGAGATTAGTCATTACAACTAACAGACATGCACGGAGTCTAAGAACACACTGCCTAAGCCAAAATTTGAATATATGCAACATCTCCATGGCCTACTATCACAACGACTGCGAAAATACAGTGTATATTATAAAGCATTTCATCAAGCATTCATGTTCAGGTACTAAGTATTGTAAAATCACTTCTCGTCATGTATTCCTGTATATATATACAGCCTAAAATGCAGTAGTTAACAAAAGTCAAGACATAAAAAGAAGTTAAAAACTTCATTAGAATAGTTTGGGTATTCAATTGCTACCTTGTGATGACATCTGGGTCATTGTATGTTGAGATCGCAAACTGACAATAATTACACCATATGTCCACTGAATAAGTAACTGCAAGAACTGCCCGTTCATACACCTCAAAAACTTTATTGACACCATCTAGACGGCCTTCATGATCTGCATATTTCTTCCAATAGCCAAAGCACAGAGGGAACTCC
The Aegilops tauschii subsp. strangulata cultivar AL8/78 chromosome 3, Aet v6.0, whole genome shotgun sequence genome window above contains:
- the LOC120976556 gene encoding pre-mRNA-processing factor 39-1-like, producing the protein MAGSSGSNNATTEFVNLLDTNAVDIDQAPFAAFDYNETEGGVDDHGCEDELEEIEAKAWDVVTLDCLDVDAWTALIEETERIAESDILKIRKVYDAFRAEFPLCFGYWKKYADHEGRLDGVNKVFEVYERAVLAVTYSVDIWCNYCQFAISTYNDPDVITRLFNRGLAYVGTDYGSNTLWDEYIKNEESLQAWSHLAVVYTRILEHPIKQLDRYFNWHPKISLQMTHLFH